From Fundidesulfovibrio terrae, a single genomic window includes:
- a CDS encoding M48 family metallopeptidase, translated as MVTQINLGDIEVDVVLKDIKNIHLSVYPPHGKVRVAAPSRMDLDTIRVFTISKLDWIRKQQKKFRDQERETPREYLERESHFLWGRRYLMRVVEVDEAPRVELEHRTMTLKVRPGTDEEKRQAIVDGWYRGQVKAAAPPLIKKWERRIGVQVERFFVRRMKTRWGSCNPATRCIRFNTDLAKKPKDCLEYLVVHELAHLLEPTHNPRFVALMDRLMPKWRFYREQLNRLPVSHEEWLY; from the coding sequence ATGGTCACTCAGATCAACCTCGGAGATATTGAGGTGGACGTCGTGCTGAAGGACATCAAGAACATCCACTTGAGCGTCTACCCCCCGCACGGCAAGGTCCGCGTTGCCGCCCCGTCGCGCATGGACCTGGACACCATCCGCGTCTTCACCATCTCGAAGCTCGACTGGATCAGGAAGCAGCAGAAGAAGTTCCGTGACCAGGAACGGGAGACCCCCCGCGAATATCTTGAACGGGAGAGCCATTTCCTCTGGGGGCGGCGCTACCTTATGCGAGTGGTCGAAGTGGATGAGGCTCCCCGTGTCGAGCTTGAACACCGCACGATGACCCTGAAAGTCCGACCCGGAACGGATGAAGAAAAACGTCAGGCGATTGTCGATGGGTGGTATCGGGGCCAGGTGAAAGCGGCGGCTCCTCCGCTGATCAAGAAATGGGAGAGGCGCATCGGGGTGCAGGTCGAGCGATTTTTCGTGCGCAGGATGAAGACCCGATGGGGGAGCTGCAACCCGGCGACCCGCTGCATCCGGTTCAACACCGACCTCGCCAAGAAGCCCAAGGACTGCCTGGAGTATCTCGTCGTCCATGAACTGGCCCACTTGCTGGAACCCACGCACAACCCGCGCTTCGTCGCTCTCATGGACCGGCTCATGCCGAAGTGGCGGTTCTACCGGGAGCAGCTCAACCGTCTGCCGGTGAGCCACGAGGAATGGTTGTATTAA
- a CDS encoding tyrosine-type recombinase/integrase produces the protein MALTDLAVRNAKPGPNLIRIADDRGLCLEVAPAGGKRWRFRYRFNGKPNMLSLGVYPDVSLKEARERRDEARRLLTQGIDPAQVRKSAKAEEAEDAETFERIAREWWAKFQPTWSEEHGAQILRRLELNVFPWIGSRPIKEITAPEILTLAHRIESRGALEMAHRTIQGCGQVFRYGVATGRCERNPAADLRGALPPVKEKHHPSITDPKAIAPLLRAMDNYQGSPITACALRLAPLVFVRPGELRHAEWAEIDLETKEWRIPGHKMKMREQHIVPLCTQSVAIIEELRPLTGHGKYLFPSMRTLERPMSENTVNGALRRLGYTKDELTGHGFRSMASTLLNEQGWNRDAIERQLAHAERDNIRAAYNYAEFLPERRKMMQAWADYLDGLRAGGKVVPIHREANG, from the coding sequence ATGGCGCTCACCGACTTGGCCGTGAGAAACGCGAAACCCGGTCCCAACCTCATCAGGATCGCTGACGACCGAGGGCTTTGCCTAGAGGTGGCCCCTGCCGGGGGGAAGCGCTGGCGCTTCCGCTATCGCTTCAACGGCAAGCCCAACATGCTCTCCCTTGGCGTCTACCCTGACGTCAGTCTCAAGGAAGCCCGCGAGCGCCGCGATGAAGCCCGCCGGTTACTCACACAGGGCATCGACCCTGCTCAGGTCCGAAAGTCAGCCAAAGCAGAAGAAGCTGAAGACGCCGAGACCTTCGAGCGCATCGCGCGGGAGTGGTGGGCCAAGTTCCAGCCTACCTGGAGCGAGGAACATGGCGCTCAAATCCTCCGCCGTCTCGAATTGAACGTCTTCCCCTGGATCGGTTCGCGGCCCATCAAGGAGATCACCGCCCCCGAAATCCTGACGCTTGCCCACCGCATCGAGTCGCGTGGAGCCCTGGAGATGGCGCACAGGACGATCCAGGGATGCGGCCAAGTGTTCCGTTACGGCGTCGCCACAGGTAGATGCGAGCGCAACCCCGCCGCCGACCTTCGCGGGGCACTTCCTCCAGTGAAGGAAAAGCACCACCCGAGCATCACGGACCCCAAGGCAATCGCCCCTCTCCTCCGGGCCATGGACAATTACCAGGGCTCGCCTATCACCGCCTGTGCCCTGCGACTGGCCCCGCTCGTCTTCGTGCGTCCCGGCGAACTCCGACATGCCGAATGGGCCGAAATCGACCTGGAGACGAAAGAGTGGCGCATCCCCGGCCACAAGATGAAGATGCGCGAGCAGCACATCGTCCCCCTGTGCACGCAGTCCGTCGCCATCATTGAGGAGTTGCGTCCCCTCACCGGCCACGGGAAATACCTTTTTCCGTCGATGCGGACCCTGGAGAGGCCGATGTCCGAGAACACGGTCAACGGCGCACTTCGCCGCTTGGGCTACACCAAGGACGAATTGACCGGCCACGGATTCCGCAGCATGGCCTCTACACTGCTCAACGAACAGGGATGGAATCGAGACGCCATTGAACGCCAGCTTGCCCATGCCGAGCGCGACAACATCCGGGCGGCATACAACTACGCAGAGTTCCTGCCCGAGCGAAGGAAGATGATGCAGGCTTGGGCGGACTACCTGGACGGCCTCAGGGCTGGCGGCAAGGTGGTCCCGATCCACCGGGAGGCCAACGGCTAA
- a CDS encoding type I restriction endonuclease subunit R: MSDIGKSERVTQNRVIALFRDELGYSYLGDWSDREGNTNVEEGLLTAHLKKCGYTSSQISRAIHLLRTEANNHGRSLYGNNQAVYSLLRYGVSVKTEAGKPTETVHLINWEEPQKNDFAIAEEVTLKGNLERRPDLVLYVNGIAIGVLELKNSRTTIGDGIRQNLSNQRPEFNAWFFSTVQFIFAGSDSEGMQYGTVGTEEKYFLKWKEDEQDNSRYKLDKYLLKMCCKDRLIELMHDFVLFDGGMKKLPRVHQYFGIKAAQRHVRERKGGIIWHTQGSGKSIVMVLLAKWILENNPHARVAIITDRDELDKQIERVFMEAGEPITRTSSGRELMTQLGQATPRLLCSLVHKFGRKDVDDFDAFIKELEAQPSQTVGEVFVFVDECHRTQTGKLHRVMKAMMPNAVFIGFTGTPLLKKDKQTSLEVFGGYIHTYKFSEGVEDGVVLDLLYEARDIDQRLGSGFRIDMLFDAKTKFLNDWQKDELKKHWGTMEHVLSSKSRMVRVVDDIEYDFSLKPRLSDHRGNAILVASSIFEACKYFTLFQASTFKNKCAVVTSYNPLTKDVTKEETGANTETDKQFIYKTYTELLKDVEAKPGMTKTETYEEWAKELFIKEPANMKLLVVVDKLLTGFDAPSCTYLYIDKSMQDHGLFQAICRTNRLDGDDKSFGYIVDYKDLFKKVENAIAVYTSELDHSAEGASPEVLLHDRLKTGKERLDAALESIILLCEPVKPPKGELEHIHYFCGNTEIASDLKEHEPQRAALYKATVALIRAYANIADEMEPAGYTAADISRIKQQLDHFLKVRDVVRKASGEELDLKAYEADMRHLIDTYIEADMPRPISPFDNMGLLELIVKTGIAKAINERLAGMKGNKNAVAETIENNVRSKIIKEHLSDPEYYEKMSELLDEIIAARKAKAIEYEEYLKRIAALAKQVEAGQSEETPKTLDTPGRRALYNNLNKDEELALKLDHTIKDTRPDGWRGHLAKENIIKAALLPLLDGDKAEVERIFLIIKAQGEY, translated from the coding sequence ATGAGCGACATCGGCAAATCCGAGCGCGTCACCCAAAACCGCGTCATCGCTCTGTTCCGCGATGAGCTGGGTTACAGCTACCTTGGCGACTGGTCAGACCGTGAAGGCAACACCAACGTCGAGGAGGGTTTGCTTACCGCCCACCTGAAGAAGTGCGGCTACACCTCTTCCCAGATCAGCAGAGCCATTCATTTGCTCCGCACCGAGGCCAACAACCATGGGCGCAGCCTCTACGGGAACAACCAGGCCGTCTACAGCCTGCTGCGCTACGGCGTTTCAGTAAAGACCGAAGCTGGCAAGCCCACTGAGACCGTCCACCTCATCAACTGGGAGGAGCCGCAGAAGAACGACTTCGCCATCGCGGAGGAGGTGACCCTCAAGGGCAACCTGGAGCGGCGTCCTGACCTCGTGCTGTACGTGAACGGCATCGCCATCGGCGTGCTGGAGCTGAAAAACAGCCGCACCACCATCGGCGACGGCATCCGCCAGAATCTGTCCAACCAGCGTCCCGAGTTCAACGCGTGGTTCTTCAGCACGGTGCAGTTCATCTTCGCGGGGAGTGACTCCGAGGGTATGCAGTACGGAACCGTCGGCACAGAGGAGAAGTACTTCCTGAAGTGGAAGGAAGACGAACAGGACAACAGCCGGTACAAGCTGGACAAGTACCTGCTGAAGATGTGCTGCAAGGACCGGCTGATCGAGCTGATGCACGACTTCGTGCTCTTCGACGGCGGCATGAAGAAGCTCCCCCGCGTCCACCAGTATTTCGGCATCAAGGCCGCGCAACGCCATGTCCGTGAACGCAAGGGCGGCATCATCTGGCACACTCAGGGCAGCGGCAAGAGCATCGTGATGGTGCTGCTGGCGAAATGGATTCTGGAAAACAACCCCCACGCCCGCGTGGCGATCATCACCGACCGCGACGAGCTGGACAAGCAAATTGAGCGCGTCTTCATGGAAGCGGGAGAACCGATCACACGTACCAGCAGCGGACGGGAGTTGATGACCCAGCTCGGGCAGGCCACGCCGCGCCTGTTGTGCTCCCTGGTCCACAAGTTTGGCCGCAAGGACGTGGACGACTTCGATGCCTTCATCAAGGAACTGGAAGCCCAGCCCAGCCAGACCGTGGGCGAGGTGTTCGTCTTCGTGGACGAGTGCCACCGCACGCAGACCGGCAAGCTGCACCGGGTGATGAAGGCCATGATGCCCAATGCCGTGTTTATCGGCTTCACGGGCACGCCGCTCCTGAAGAAGGACAAGCAGACCAGCCTGGAAGTGTTCGGCGGCTACATCCACACCTACAAGTTCAGCGAGGGCGTAGAGGACGGGGTCGTGCTGGACCTGCTCTATGAGGCGCGGGATATCGACCAGCGCCTTGGTTCTGGGTTCAGGATCGACATGCTGTTCGACGCCAAGACGAAATTTCTCAATGACTGGCAGAAGGACGAACTGAAGAAGCACTGGGGCACGATGGAGCATGTGCTTTCGTCAAAGTCCCGGATGGTAAGGGTGGTGGACGACATCGAGTACGACTTCAGCCTGAAGCCCCGCCTGTCCGATCATCGCGGCAACGCCATCCTCGTGGCATCGAGCATCTTCGAGGCGTGCAAGTATTTCACGCTTTTCCAGGCATCAACCTTCAAGAACAAATGCGCGGTGGTGACCTCCTACAACCCGCTGACGAAGGATGTGACCAAGGAAGAGACCGGGGCGAACACGGAAACCGACAAGCAGTTCATCTACAAGACCTACACTGAGCTGCTTAAGGATGTCGAAGCGAAGCCGGGCATGACTAAGACCGAGACCTACGAAGAGTGGGCCAAGGAGCTGTTCATCAAGGAACCGGCAAACATGAAGCTGCTGGTGGTGGTGGACAAGCTGCTGACCGGCTTCGACGCGCCGTCCTGCACATACCTCTACATCGACAAATCCATGCAGGATCACGGCCTGTTCCAGGCCATCTGCCGCACGAACCGGCTGGACGGCGACGACAAGAGCTTCGGCTACATCGTTGACTACAAGGACCTGTTCAAGAAGGTCGAAAACGCCATCGCGGTCTACACCTCCGAACTGGATCATAGTGCGGAAGGGGCCAGTCCCGAAGTGCTGCTGCACGACCGCCTCAAGACAGGTAAGGAACGGCTCGATGCCGCCCTGGAATCCATCATCCTGCTATGCGAACCGGTCAAGCCGCCGAAAGGGGAGCTGGAGCATATCCACTATTTCTGCGGTAACACTGAGATCGCATCGGACTTGAAGGAGCATGAGCCGCAACGCGCCGCGCTCTACAAGGCCACGGTGGCGCTGATCCGCGCCTACGCCAATATTGCCGACGAGATGGAGCCCGCAGGGTACACGGCAGCCGACATCAGCCGCATCAAGCAGCAACTGGATCACTTCCTGAAAGTCCGGGATGTTGTGCGAAAGGCCAGTGGGGAAGAGCTTGACCTGAAGGCTTACGAGGCGGACATGCGGCACTTGATCGACACCTACATCGAAGCCGACATGCCGAGGCCGATTTCCCCCTTCGACAATATGGGCCTGCTGGAACTGATCGTGAAGACCGGCATCGCCAAGGCCATCAATGAGCGCCTCGCCGGGATGAAGGGCAACAAGAACGCCGTGGCCGAGACCATCGAGAACAACGTCCGCAGCAAGATCATCAAGGAGCACCTGAGCGACCCGGAGTACTACGAGAAGATGTCCGAGCTGCTGGACGAAATCATCGCCGCCCGCAAGGCGAAGGCCATCGAATACGAGGAGTACCTGAAGCGTATCGCCGCGCTGGCAAAGCAGGTCGAGGCCGGGCAATCGGAAGAGACGCCGAAGACGCTGGACACGCCGGGCAGACGGGCGCTGTACAACAACCTGAATAAGGATGAGGAGCTGGCCCTGAAGTTGGACCACACGATTAAGGATACGCGCCCCGATGGCTGGCGGGGACACCTCGCCAAGGAGAACATCATCAAGGCGGCGCTGCTGCCGCTCTTGGATGGCGACAAGGCAGAGGTGGAGCGCATATTCCTCATCATCAAGGCGCAGGGCGAGTATTGA
- a CDS encoding helix-turn-helix transcriptional regulator → MSQIFDIEHGQGERFLRAKEVCSLLGISKSTLYKFIGEGKFPAPKKLGTRTSVWLSSQVYAVMQAIIGGEAA, encoded by the coding sequence ATGAGCCAGATTTTCGATATCGAACACGGCCAGGGAGAGCGATTCCTCCGGGCCAAAGAAGTTTGCAGCCTCCTCGGCATCAGCAAATCTACCCTCTACAAATTTATCGGGGAAGGCAAGTTCCCGGCCCCTAAGAAGCTTGGCACTCGGACTTCGGTCTGGCTCAGTTCCCAGGTGTATGCCGTGATGCAGGCTATCATAGGCGGCGAGGCAGCGTAA
- a CDS encoding helix-turn-helix domain-containing protein, with the protein MSHPTSFDRDISRRIKDLRDVLNLSPEDLSGRLGVPAEDVLAYETGTRDVPVSYLYALAKATGVDLTALITGSEAKLHQYSLVKKGDGLSVTRRKAYKYQALAYRFNRPAMEPFIVTVPPREPGELEFNQHAGQEFIFLLEGRMEVMLGKETEILEPRDSLYFSSTIPHAMRALDGKEAVFLDVII; encoded by the coding sequence ATGAGCCATCCCACATCCTTCGACCGCGACATCTCCCGGCGCATCAAGGACCTACGGGACGTCTTGAACCTATCCCCCGAGGATCTCTCCGGCCGGCTCGGCGTCCCGGCCGAGGACGTCCTTGCCTACGAAACCGGGACGCGCGACGTGCCGGTCAGTTACCTCTACGCCCTGGCCAAAGCCACCGGCGTGGACCTCACGGCCCTCATCACCGGATCCGAGGCCAAGCTCCATCAGTATAGCCTGGTGAAGAAGGGCGACGGGCTCTCCGTCACCCGCCGCAAGGCCTACAAATACCAGGCCCTGGCCTACCGCTTCAACCGGCCGGCCATGGAGCCTTTCATCGTCACCGTGCCGCCGCGCGAGCCCGGCGAACTGGAGTTCAACCAGCACGCCGGACAGGAATTCATCTTCCTGCTCGAAGGCCGCATGGAAGTCATGCTGGGCAAGGAGACCGAGATCCTCGAGCCCAGGGACAGCCTCTATTTCAGTTCGACCATCCCGCACGCCATGCGGGCCCTGGACGGCAAAGAGGCCGTTTTCCTGGACGTCATCATCTAG
- a CDS encoding AMP-binding protein yields MLPEFKHYESFEEFSGQYAVDVPPDYNFAFDFLDVAAKADPSRPAMVHVGPDGTRRDLDLAFFSQGSSRLANAFKALGISKGDKVMIVLQRRVEFWVAVLALNKLGAVPVPSPHLLTAHDVEFRVNKAGIKACVAEEDFMERVDAVKAACPTLKHLIRVGEKPALPGWHAYEALEAASSPEFPRPADSAGGDDVMFIFFSSGTTGMPKMVVHNHKYPLGHTTTGVYWHDLRPGDLHLTVADTGWAKSMWGKFFGQWIAGGCVFTWDYRGKFVPAELLQVIADHGVTVFCAPPTIYRFLIREDLTKFDLSKLRHCTTAGELLNEGVFHAWKKATGLTIFEGYGQTETTLQIAAFPNMPVRPGSIGKPCPGWDIVLLDAKGHVCPPGEEGEICIRLGDGKTLGLFEGYLYEPEKTASVLFGGYYHTGDKAWRDEDGYFWFLGRNDDLIKSSGYRIGPFEVESALITHPAVIEAAVTGVPDAERGQAVKATLVLAPGYEPSPELVKEIQNHVKSVTAPYKYPRIVEFLPELPKTISGKIKRAEIRAKDEGKGPGSQP; encoded by the coding sequence ATGCTGCCTGAATTCAAACATTACGAATCCTTCGAGGAGTTTTCCGGCCAGTACGCCGTCGATGTCCCCCCCGACTACAATTTCGCCTTCGATTTCCTGGACGTCGCCGCCAAGGCCGACCCTTCGCGCCCGGCCATGGTGCATGTAGGACCGGACGGCACGCGCCGCGACCTCGACCTGGCTTTCTTCAGCCAGGGCTCCAGCCGTCTGGCCAACGCCTTCAAGGCCCTTGGCATTTCCAAGGGCGACAAGGTCATGATCGTGCTGCAGCGGCGCGTGGAGTTCTGGGTGGCGGTGCTGGCCCTGAACAAGCTGGGGGCCGTGCCTGTGCCCTCGCCGCACCTGCTCACCGCCCACGACGTGGAATTTCGGGTGAACAAGGCAGGCATCAAGGCCTGCGTGGCCGAAGAGGACTTCATGGAGCGTGTGGATGCGGTCAAAGCCGCCTGCCCCACGCTCAAGCACCTGATCCGGGTGGGCGAAAAGCCCGCCTTGCCCGGCTGGCACGCCTACGAGGCGCTGGAAGCCGCATCCTCCCCTGAGTTCCCCCGCCCGGCCGACAGCGCCGGCGGCGACGACGTCATGTTCATCTTCTTCTCTTCCGGCACAACCGGCATGCCAAAGATGGTTGTGCACAACCACAAGTACCCCCTGGGGCATACCACCACCGGTGTCTACTGGCACGACCTGCGCCCCGGCGACCTGCACCTCACCGTGGCCGACACCGGATGGGCCAAATCCATGTGGGGCAAGTTCTTCGGGCAGTGGATCGCAGGAGGCTGCGTGTTCACCTGGGACTACCGGGGCAAGTTCGTCCCGGCCGAGCTGCTTCAGGTGATCGCCGATCACGGCGTGACGGTGTTCTGCGCGCCGCCCACCATCTACCGCTTCCTCATCCGCGAGGACCTCACGAAATTCGACCTTTCGAAGCTGCGCCACTGCACCACGGCGGGCGAGCTCCTGAACGAGGGCGTGTTCCACGCCTGGAAGAAGGCCACCGGCCTGACCATCTTCGAAGGCTACGGCCAGACCGAGACCACCCTGCAGATCGCGGCCTTCCCCAACATGCCCGTGCGCCCGGGGTCCATCGGCAAGCCATGCCCAGGCTGGGACATCGTGCTCCTGGACGCCAAGGGCCACGTCTGCCCGCCGGGTGAGGAGGGCGAAATCTGCATCCGCCTGGGCGACGGCAAGACCCTGGGCCTTTTCGAGGGCTACCTGTATGAGCCCGAAAAGACAGCGTCCGTGCTGTTCGGCGGCTACTACCACACCGGCGACAAAGCCTGGCGCGACGAGGACGGCTATTTCTGGTTCCTGGGCCGCAACGACGACCTCATCAAGTCCAGCGGCTACCGCATCGGGCCCTTCGAGGTGGAGAGCGCCCTGATCACCCATCCGGCCGTGATCGAGGCCGCCGTCACCGGCGTGCCCGACGCCGAGCGCGGACAGGCGGTCAAGGCGACCCTGGTGCTGGCCCCCGGGTACGAGCCTTCCCCCGAGCTGGTCAAGGAGATCCAGAACCACGTGAAAAGCGTGACCGCTCCCTACAAATATCCGCGCATCGTGGAATTCCTGCCTGAACTGCCCAAGACCATCAGCGGCAAGATCAAGCGGGCCGAGATCAGGGCCAAGGACGAAGGCAAGGGGCCCGGCAGCCAGCCCTGA
- a CDS encoding restriction endonuclease subunit S yields MDVKPGYKQTEVGVIPEDWQLRPMLSVVRVAHGQVDPKHEPYRSMILVAPDHIESGSGRLLKKETAGDQRAISGKYAFSVNDIVYSKIRPYLRKAILSDFEGLCSADMYPLKPQVDISSGFVFAVILGYHFSKYAESVSVRSGMPKINRLELAEYVMALPPTKAEQEAIAAALSDADALIESLEQLIAKKRNIKQGAMQELLTGKKRLPGFSGEWKEVRMRDLLQLNATYGIVTAGRFIQNGIKMLRGGDIDDGHIATDLPMVAHEKSNEYSRTKLEKDDVVIALVGYPGSSAKVPDELIGSNISRAVGLLRCNEQVVPDFLVCFLNSTDGRNMVLAPSAGSAQKVVNLAALNKLQFYIPPVREQAAIATVLSDMDAELSALESKLSKARQIKQGMMQELLTGRIRLI; encoded by the coding sequence ATGGACGTGAAGCCCGGCTACAAGCAGACAGAGGTCGGGGTGATCCCGGAGGATTGGCAACTTCGACCTATGCTGTCCGTCGTTCGAGTCGCTCACGGTCAAGTGGACCCCAAGCATGAGCCTTACCGCTCAATGATACTCGTAGCTCCAGATCATATTGAGAGTGGCAGCGGGCGGTTGTTGAAAAAAGAAACTGCTGGGGATCAGCGCGCAATCAGCGGGAAGTACGCATTTTCGGTGAACGATATAGTTTATAGTAAGATTCGACCGTACTTGAGAAAGGCAATTTTATCCGACTTTGAGGGTCTTTGCAGTGCGGATATGTACCCATTGAAGCCTCAAGTCGACATTTCTTCGGGGTTCGTGTTTGCCGTCATCCTTGGATATCATTTCTCAAAGTATGCAGAGTCCGTGTCTGTCCGCAGTGGGATGCCGAAGATAAACAGGTTGGAGCTGGCTGAATATGTTATGGCCCTTCCTCCCACCAAGGCCGAACAAGAAGCCATCGCCGCCGCACTCTCCGATGCTGATGCTCTCATCGAATCCTTGGAGCAGCTCATCGCCAAGAAACGGAACATCAAGCAGGGAGCGATGCAGGAGTTGCTGACCGGCAAGAAGCGGTTGCCGGGGTTTAGTGGGGAATGGAAGGAAGTGCGTATGCGAGACTTGCTGCAACTAAACGCTACGTATGGCATTGTAACAGCAGGAAGATTTATCCAGAATGGGATCAAGATGCTCCGAGGTGGAGACATAGACGACGGCCACATCGCCACGGACCTACCAATGGTTGCTCACGAAAAATCGAATGAATATTCGAGGACAAAGCTGGAGAAAGATGATGTTGTGATAGCCTTGGTCGGATACCCAGGTTCTTCTGCGAAAGTCCCTGACGAGCTAATTGGGTCAAACATTTCCCGTGCAGTTGGCTTGTTGAGATGCAACGAACAAGTTGTACCGGATTTCCTTGTGTGTTTTCTAAACTCGACCGATGGCAGAAATATGGTACTTGCACCTAGTGCCGGTTCTGCGCAGAAAGTTGTCAACCTCGCCGCGCTCAATAAGTTACAATTTTATATCCCGCCCGTCAGAGAACAAGCCGCTATCGCCACCGTCCTCTCCGACATGGACGCCGAACTCTCCGCTCTGGAGTCAAAGCTCTCCAAAGCCCGCCAGATCAAGCAAGGGATGATGCAGGAACTTCTTACCGGGAGAATCCGACTCATATGA
- a CDS encoding terminase small subunit — translation MNNRLYPTRWNVPGATVKGRKGYVAGREPLYNNCMDLEAAIELYFEYRGEDRKPATYTGLTAWLGFRSPDALDEYKNPSHPFHGVVFRARQRIEDALEISLHQGKTTAGAIFTLKHHANWRDTRNVEVSGKFTIVGIAGYVREALETNTLAPGIQGEGD, via the coding sequence ATGAACAATCGACTTTACCCCACACGCTGGAATGTTCCCGGCGCAACCGTCAAAGGCCGAAAAGGTTACGTCGCTGGACGTGAACCGCTTTACAACAATTGCATGGACCTTGAAGCCGCCATAGAGCTATATTTCGAGTACCGAGGAGAGGACCGGAAACCGGCAACGTATACTGGCCTCACCGCTTGGCTTGGTTTTCGTTCACCCGACGCCCTGGACGAGTACAAGAACCCATCCCACCCGTTTCATGGGGTAGTATTCAGGGCGCGCCAGCGCATAGAAGACGCCCTTGAAATTTCACTGCATCAAGGCAAGACGACTGCCGGGGCCATCTTCACCTTGAAGCATCACGCGAACTGGAGAGACACCCGCAACGTGGAAGTGTCTGGCAAGTTCACCATCGTGGGCATAGCTGGATACGTCCGGGAAGCCTTGGAAACAAACACTTTGGCCCCTGGGATTCAGGGTGAAGGCGACTGA
- a CDS encoding ERCC4 domain-containing protein yields the protein MGSSFPYVPLRIVVDTREQHPYAFEKYPEAEIIRHGLKTGDYSLAGYEDRMALERKSLDDLIGCLTTGRDRFERELERARALDLFAVIVEASVEDVKRGRYRSKLNPHAALQSVIAFQVRYGTSFVWAGSRAGGEYMAYGLLEKYRREKEGHGEALAASGTEGASKRTRAARRERMDN from the coding sequence ATGGGCAGTAGCTTCCCCTACGTCCCGCTTCGGATCGTGGTGGATACCCGCGAGCAGCACCCATACGCTTTCGAGAAGTACCCAGAAGCGGAGATCATCCGGCACGGGCTCAAGACGGGCGACTATTCCCTGGCTGGCTATGAAGATCGCATGGCCCTGGAGCGGAAGTCCCTGGATGACCTGATAGGATGCCTGACGACTGGCCGGGATCGCTTCGAGCGAGAACTTGAACGGGCCAGGGCGTTGGACCTCTTCGCCGTCATCGTGGAGGCTTCAGTTGAAGACGTGAAGCGAGGGAGATACCGGAGCAAGCTCAACCCCCATGCTGCACTTCAAAGCGTCATCGCCTTCCAGGTCCGCTATGGCACCTCTTTCGTCTGGGCTGGCTCGCGGGCCGGTGGCGAGTACATGGCCTATGGGCTACTGGAGAAGTACCGGCGCGAGAAGGAGGGCCATGGTGAAGCCCTTGCTGCATCGGGCACGGAAGGGGCCAGCAAGAGAACAAGAGCCGCACGGCGAGAACGCATGGACAACTGA
- a CDS encoding AAA family ATPase, giving the protein MKEQNAPAPGGAEKEDTAEGSLKRALQGIRIVTGKELLAKEFPPTEYLAQGLIASGTTLLCGDPKVGKSLVALQLALCITEGSILFGNYESQIRGKVLYFCLEDGQKRLNKRMKELDVEDEWADNLLIVNKAPRLGQGFEDVLESILTDDPDIMLVIIDPLVQIRPISGGNSPYREDYAAIQSVRTILEAHGVSGLIVHHLRKEHGTGETSPLARISGTQGLAGAADHIFIMAGVRGKKAATLHRISRDDDELAIGLEREGVLWNLAGDAVSVTLSPALRPVYDCVATSEKPIGPTEIARIIGKSKGTVGEQCKTLMKGGVFDEFDGKYALAS; this is encoded by the coding sequence GTGAAAGAACAGAACGCTCCTGCACCGGGTGGGGCCGAGAAAGAAGATACGGCAGAGGGGTCGCTTAAACGAGCTTTGCAAGGCATCCGGATTGTTACCGGAAAGGAACTACTGGCGAAGGAGTTCCCGCCGACAGAATACCTGGCCCAAGGTCTCATTGCCTCTGGAACAACTCTGCTCTGCGGAGACCCTAAAGTCGGAAAGTCTTTGGTAGCCCTTCAACTAGCCCTCTGCATAACGGAAGGCAGTATTTTGTTTGGAAATTACGAGTCGCAAATTCGTGGGAAGGTACTCTACTTTTGTCTTGAAGACGGACAGAAGCGCCTAAACAAGCGCATGAAGGAGCTTGATGTCGAAGACGAGTGGGCTGATAATTTGTTGATCGTCAACAAAGCCCCTAGATTGGGGCAAGGATTTGAAGATGTTCTTGAATCAATACTCACTGACGATCCTGACATTATGTTGGTCATCATTGACCCACTCGTTCAGATTCGCCCGATTTCTGGAGGTAACAGTCCCTATCGTGAGGACTACGCAGCTATACAGAGCGTCCGTACGATCCTGGAGGCACATGGTGTTTCTGGCCTAATCGTTCATCACCTCCGCAAGGAGCATGGCACGGGCGAAACCTCTCCCCTCGCCAGGATCAGCGGGACTCAGGGCCTTGCCGGTGCGGCGGACCACATCTTCATTATGGCCGGGGTCAGGGGCAAGAAAGCGGCAACGCTCCATCGTATTTCTCGCGACGACGATGAACTTGCAATCGGCCTTGAGCGAGAGGGGGTATTGTGGAACCTCGCTGGCGATGCCGTGAGCGTGACCCTCTCGCCCGCTCTTCGCCCGGTGTATGATTGCGTGGCCACTTCAGAGAAGCCAATCGGGCCAACAGAGATTGCCAGGATCATCGGAAAGTCAAAAGGTACGGTTGGCGAACAGTGCAAGACCCTTATGAAGGGAGGGGTGTTTGATGAGTTTGACGGCAAGTATGCCCTGGCTTCCTGA